One part of the Halobacteria archaeon AArc-dxtr1 genome encodes these proteins:
- a CDS encoding transcriptional regulator, with product MSRSALVGNVTAMLEDAGFAVSDRCAIRPKSFDVAARRGEDLLLVKILGNVDAFTQATGHEMRRLGEYLRATPLVIGLRSRDEDLKPDVVYFRHGVPAFSPDTAYNLFIEGVPPLIYAAPGGLYVNIDGDLLADEREGREWSLGRLASELGVSRRTVSKYEDGMNASIEVAMALEDLFDSSLTSPVDVLDGAEEVHENDTMPDDPDADPDDEEVVAVLTRAGYRVHPTLRSPFKAISEDEDDSEVVLTGHSEFTKAAEKRARIMSSIGRVTRTRSVYVVDRAKQESVDGTALVERDELAELREADDLRAVIRERSEREEAA from the coding sequence ATGTCCCGATCCGCACTGGTCGGCAACGTCACCGCGATGTTAGAGGACGCGGGGTTCGCCGTCAGCGACCGGTGTGCGATCCGCCCGAAGAGCTTCGACGTGGCGGCCCGGCGCGGCGAAGACCTGCTACTCGTAAAGATTCTCGGCAACGTCGACGCGTTCACACAGGCAACGGGCCACGAGATGCGCCGTCTGGGCGAGTACCTCCGGGCGACGCCGCTGGTGATTGGCCTGCGTAGCCGCGACGAGGACCTGAAACCGGACGTCGTCTACTTCCGCCACGGTGTCCCCGCGTTCAGCCCGGACACGGCGTACAACCTCTTTATCGAGGGGGTCCCGCCGTTGATCTACGCCGCACCCGGCGGTCTGTACGTCAATATCGACGGCGACCTGCTGGCCGACGAACGCGAAGGTCGCGAGTGGAGCCTCGGTCGCCTGGCCTCAGAGTTGGGCGTCTCGCGCCGAACCGTCTCGAAGTACGAAGACGGAATGAACGCCTCGATCGAGGTCGCGATGGCCCTAGAGGACTTATTCGACTCCTCGCTTACCAGCCCGGTCGACGTCTTAGACGGCGCCGAAGAGGTCCACGAGAACGACACGATGCCGGACGACCCCGACGCCGATCCTGACGACGAGGAGGTCGTCGCCGTGTTGACCCGAGCCGGTTACCGGGTCCATCCGACGCTTCGGTCGCCGTTCAAGGCGATCAGCGAGGACGAAGACGACAGCGAGGTCGTCCTCACGGGTCACTCGGAGTTTACGAAAGCCGCCGAAAAGCGTGCGCGGATTATGAGTTCGATCGGCCGCGTCACCCGGACGCGCTCGGTCTACGTCGTCGACCGGGCGAAACAGGAGTCCGTCGACGGCACCGCGCTGGTCGAACGCGACGAGCTGGCGGAGCTGCGGGAAGCGGACGATCTGCGTGCGGTGATTCGAGAGCGATCCGAACGCGAAGAGGCCGCGTAA
- a CDS encoding glutathione S-transferase N-terminal domain-containing protein, with product MADITMYNLPGCPYCAKVRTKLDELDLEYETIDVPRNHGDRTEVEAVSGQTGVPVLVDEANGVEGMPESDDIVDYLDKTYA from the coding sequence ATGGCTGACATCACGATGTACAACCTCCCCGGCTGCCCGTACTGTGCGAAAGTCAGAACCAAACTCGACGAGCTCGATCTCGAGTACGAGACGATCGACGTGCCTCGCAATCACGGTGACCGGACAGAAGTCGAGGCCGTAAGCGGCCAGACCGGCGTCCCCGTACTTGTCGACGAGGCCAACGGCGTCGAAGGGATGCCTGAGAGCGACGATATCGTCGACTATCTCGACAAAACGTACGCCTAA
- a CDS encoding NCS2 family permease has translation MGVTDRVATYFGFDEHDTDIRTESLAGLTTFLAMAYIIVVNPAILSEAIQIEGYEQPEVFQMLAVTTILASIVAILVMAFYANRPFGLAPGMGLNAFFAFTVVLGLGVPWEVALVAVFVEGIIFILLTAVGARKYIIELFPEPVKFAVGAGIGVFLLFLGLQEMEIVVADPETLVYLGNVATSPVAGLSLVGLALTFILWARGIKGSIVIGIVTTAVAGWLLTLAGFFSAGELVPEDAYQDATNDGLVSMLASAQYDITPLISGFIDGFGMVADDPLVFALVVFTFFFVDFFDTAGTLIGVSQVGGFLDDQGDLPEIEKPLMADAVGTTAGAAMGTSTVTTFIESSTGLEEGGRTGFTALVVGGLFFLALLIVPLMVLIPQYATYLALVVVGIIMLQGVADIDWQDPAWAVAGGLTITVMPLTASIANGLAAGIISYPLIKAAMGERQDVSLGQWTLAVAFVAYFIIFFAVDAGVVTF, from the coding sequence ATGGGGGTTACTGACCGCGTCGCGACCTACTTCGGGTTCGACGAACACGACACCGACATTCGGACCGAATCGCTCGCCGGCCTCACGACGTTCCTGGCGATGGCATACATCATCGTCGTCAATCCGGCTATTTTGAGCGAAGCAATCCAGATCGAGGGATACGAGCAACCGGAGGTGTTCCAGATGCTCGCTGTCACGACGATCCTCGCGTCGATCGTCGCAATCCTCGTCATGGCGTTCTACGCGAATCGGCCGTTCGGACTCGCACCCGGGATGGGACTCAACGCCTTCTTCGCTTTCACCGTCGTTCTCGGGCTCGGCGTCCCCTGGGAGGTCGCGCTCGTCGCGGTCTTCGTTGAGGGGATTATTTTCATCCTGTTGACCGCCGTTGGCGCCCGGAAGTACATCATCGAACTCTTCCCCGAACCGGTCAAGTTCGCCGTCGGGGCCGGTATCGGTGTCTTCTTGCTCTTCTTGGGACTGCAAGAGATGGAGATCGTCGTCGCCGATCCCGAGACGCTGGTCTACCTCGGTAACGTCGCGACGAGTCCGGTTGCCGGGCTCTCGCTGGTTGGGCTGGCGCTCACGTTTATCCTCTGGGCGCGTGGCATCAAGGGGTCGATCGTCATCGGTATCGTTACCACGGCGGTCGCGGGCTGGTTGTTGACTCTTGCCGGGTTCTTTTCGGCTGGTGAACTGGTTCCCGAGGACGCGTATCAGGACGCCACCAACGACGGCCTCGTCTCGATGCTAGCCTCCGCACAGTACGATATCACACCGCTGATCTCCGGCTTCATCGACGGATTCGGGATGGTTGCGGACGATCCGCTCGTCTTCGCACTGGTCGTCTTCACGTTCTTCTTCGTCGACTTCTTCGACACGGCGGGAACGCTCATCGGCGTCTCCCAGGTCGGCGGCTTCTTAGACGATCAGGGTGACCTGCCCGAGATCGAGAAGCCGCTGATGGCCGACGCAGTCGGGACCACTGCCGGTGCGGCGATGGGTACGTCCACCGTCACGACGTTCATTGAGTCTTCGACCGGACTCGAGGAGGGCGGCCGAACCGGCTTCACCGCGCTCGTCGTCGGCGGTCTCTTCTTCCTCGCGCTCCTCATCGTTCCGCTAATGGTCTTGATCCCGCAGTACGCGACCTACCTCGCGCTGGTCGTCGTCGGCATCATCATGCTCCAGGGCGTCGCAGACATCGACTGGCAGGATCCCGCCTGGGCGGTTGCCGGCGGCCTGACGATCACGGTCATGCCGCTTACGGCTTCGATCGCGAACGGGCTCGCGGCTGGGATCATCAGCTACCCGCTGATCAAGGCCGCGATGGGCGAGCGTCAGGACGTCTCGCTCGGCCAGTGGACGCTCGCAGTCGCGTTCGTCGCTTACTTCATTATCTTCTTCGCCGTCGATGCGGGCGTCGTGACGTTCTAA
- a CDS encoding TrkA family potassium uptake protein, protein MQFVIVGYGRVGSRAAQVLAEEGHEVVVLDVEPDRVERADADGFETVTGDGADEDALLEAGIETADAIGAFTPDLNVNFAACMVGSHHGCRTVLRIDEDYRQEIYEKYAADVDEIVYPERLGAAGAKTALLGGDFNVVADLAANLQLTVVEIGDGSPAIGKRISEVELPAGARIYAHGRAKEALTIPLPGTQLESGDEVAVITETDHADAVRSQFVSTSV, encoded by the coding sequence ATGCAATTTGTTATCGTTGGGTACGGTCGGGTCGGTTCGCGAGCGGCGCAGGTTCTGGCCGAAGAGGGCCACGAGGTGGTCGTCCTCGACGTTGAACCGGACCGGGTCGAACGCGCCGACGCGGACGGCTTCGAGACGGTGACCGGCGATGGAGCCGACGAGGACGCGCTGCTCGAGGCCGGCATCGAAACTGCCGACGCGATCGGAGCGTTCACGCCGGATCTGAACGTCAACTTCGCGGCCTGTATGGTCGGCAGCCACCACGGCTGTCGGACCGTTCTTCGGATCGACGAGGACTACCGGCAGGAAATCTACGAAAAGTACGCCGCAGACGTCGACGAGATCGTCTACCCAGAACGCCTGGGTGCAGCAGGCGCCAAAACAGCCTTGCTCGGGGGCGACTTCAACGTGGTCGCCGACCTCGCGGCGAATCTCCAGCTCACGGTCGTCGAGATTGGGGATGGATCGCCGGCGATCGGGAAGCGAATCAGCGAGGTTGAGCTTCCCGCTGGCGCTCGAATCTACGCCCACGGGCGGGCGAAAGAGGCACTGACGATTCCGCTTCCGGGAACCCAGCTCGAAAGCGGAGACGAGGTTGCCGTCATCACCGAAACCGACCACGCCGACGCGGTTCGCTCACAGTTCGTCTCGACGAGCGTATGA
- a CDS encoding DNA methyltransferase: MADEEPRHRQSRLVTDDDGGFDAERAREDSLPVEDGEVVDTDELADYQTYREGRGIYDERNRVNDLTGREWKYATKSVIAERYPPDLQHELRSEHGGQKPPRLCADLIERFSKAGDTVLDPFAGVGGTLLGASLCEHEGTGLREAIGFEQTERWIDRYRDVLERENAARRDRGQSPLAAQDIRHGDCAALVADVPDESVDLLLTDVPYWHMDELEQTRNERATRASKLGSFEAVPDDESSAADSTDSRSGLQTKAEWLADMGEKFARFTRALTDDAHLVVFIGDMYREQSYEFLSADLAREIEAGAPVTLAANLVWYDPTKDLHVYGYPFSFVPSMVHQNVLVFRVDR; this comes from the coding sequence ATGGCCGACGAGGAGCCGCGACACCGCCAGAGCCGTCTCGTGACCGACGACGACGGTGGGTTCGACGCGGAGCGCGCCCGCGAGGACTCCCTCCCGGTTGAGGACGGCGAGGTGGTCGACACCGACGAGCTGGCCGATTACCAGACCTACCGCGAGGGTCGCGGGATCTACGACGAACGCAACCGAGTGAACGACCTCACCGGCCGGGAGTGGAAGTACGCTACCAAGTCCGTGATCGCCGAACGCTACCCGCCGGATCTCCAACACGAGCTGCGAAGCGAACACGGCGGCCAGAAGCCACCGCGACTCTGTGCCGATCTCATCGAGCGCTTCTCGAAGGCGGGCGATACCGTCCTCGATCCCTTCGCCGGCGTCGGCGGCACGCTTCTGGGTGCGAGCCTCTGTGAACACGAGGGGACCGGCCTGCGCGAGGCGATCGGCTTCGAGCAAACCGAACGATGGATCGACCGCTACCGGGACGTCCTCGAGCGCGAAAACGCCGCGCGCCGAGACCGCGGTCAGTCCCCGCTTGCCGCACAGGACATTCGTCACGGAGACTGTGCAGCTCTCGTCGCGGACGTGCCCGACGAGTCGGTCGACCTGCTCCTGACGGACGTGCCCTACTGGCACATGGACGAACTCGAGCAGACCCGAAACGAGCGCGCGACGCGGGCGAGCAAACTCGGCTCGTTCGAGGCGGTGCCCGACGACGAATCGTCGGCTGCCGACTCGACCGACTCTCGGTCGGGGTTACAGACGAAAGCCGAGTGGCTCGCCGATATGGGCGAGAAGTTCGCTCGCTTCACCCGAGCGTTGACCGACGACGCTCACCTGGTCGTCTTCATCGGGGACATGTACCGCGAGCAGTCCTACGAGTTCCTCTCGGCTGATCTCGCCCGGGAAATCGAGGCTGGGGCACCGGTGACCCTTGCCGCGAATCTTGTCTGGTACGATCCGACCAAGGACCTCCACGTCTACGGCTACCCCTTCTCGTTCGTTCCGTCGATGGTTCACCAGAACGTACTCGTCTTCCGGGTCGATCGCTGA
- a CDS encoding glutathione S-transferase family protein, which yields MNMLVDGEWRTDAFETTGEDGSFERQTTPFRDEIRDEPDARFQPEADRYHLYVSYACPWAHRTLIVRALKGLEDAISVSVVDPYRGEDGWQFTPEKEGCTRDHVQDADYLRELYVRADPDATCRVTVPVLWDTKEETIVNNESKEIMRMLDTEFDDVAARDVDLYPEGYREEIDRVMDEIYEPINNGVYRAGFATKQEPYDEAVDELFEALAHWDEVLTDQRYLAGEKLTEADIAMFTTLVRFDQVYHTHFMCNVQFIREYEHLWPYLRDLYQTGAGSGSADPSHGSVAETVNMDHIKEHYYTTHPDVTPHGIVARGPDLDFEASHDRDELPGDPPAALTPVGSAD from the coding sequence ATGAACATGCTCGTCGACGGCGAGTGGCGAACCGACGCGTTCGAGACGACCGGCGAAGACGGCTCCTTCGAGCGCCAGACGACACCGTTCCGAGACGAGATCCGCGACGAGCCGGATGCACGATTCCAGCCCGAGGCCGATCGGTACCACCTCTACGTCTCGTACGCGTGCCCGTGGGCCCACCGGACGCTGATCGTCCGCGCGTTAAAGGGCCTCGAGGACGCGATTTCGGTCTCGGTCGTCGACCCATATCGTGGCGAGGACGGCTGGCAGTTCACGCCTGAGAAGGAGGGCTGTACCCGTGATCACGTCCAGGACGCCGACTACCTCCGCGAGTTGTACGTGCGCGCCGACCCGGACGCAACCTGTCGGGTGACGGTGCCAGTCCTCTGGGACACCAAAGAGGAGACGATCGTCAACAACGAGTCCAAGGAGATCATGCGGATGCTCGATACCGAGTTCGACGACGTGGCGGCTCGCGACGTCGACCTCTACCCGGAGGGATACCGCGAGGAGATCGATCGGGTGATGGACGAGATCTACGAGCCGATCAACAACGGCGTCTATCGCGCCGGGTTCGCGACGAAACAGGAACCCTACGACGAGGCGGTCGACGAACTCTTCGAAGCGTTAGCTCACTGGGACGAGGTGCTCACCGACCAGCGCTACCTCGCGGGAGAGAAACTGACCGAGGCGGACATCGCGATGTTCACCACGCTGGTCCGATTCGATCAGGTGTACCACACCCACTTCATGTGCAACGTCCAGTTCATCCGAGAGTACGAACACCTCTGGCCGTACCTCCGTGATCTCTACCAGACAGGCGCTGGGAGTGGGTCGGCGGATCCGAGCCACGGGAGCGTCGCCGAGACCGTGAACATGGACCACATCAAAGAACACTACTACACCACCCACCCGGACGTCACGCCGCACGGAATCGTGGCACGTGGACCGGATCTGGACTTCGAGGCGTCCCACGATCGCGACGAGCTTCCGGGAGACCCACCGGCCGCGCTCACACCGGTTGGGAGCGCCGATTGA
- a CDS encoding response regulator — MGNASERSITAPSVEPPPVRVLCVDDDTSLGQLVGEFLERESDSLSTIVAPGAHEGLELLAEHQIDCIVSDYEMPGMDGLEFLDEVRESYPSLPFILFTGKGSEEVASEAISRGVTDYLQKETGTDQYTVLANRIHNVVERYRAEKRGKARERQLTALHQTTRTALAAESVERVCEIGVEAACDILGVELTAIYRYQETTDSLEPVAVSDSLSVLCDGAPSFEPGSSIAWRVYDNGASAFVQDVSSDPDVYNPETAIRNEMFIPLGDHGVLIAGSQEDTPFDLTDRTLVEVLASNLTVTLDRSEREAMLRERERNLETEVDRLSQIANIVSHDLRSPLNVANGHLELIRAEHGDSRHVEKIDTAHSRAFEIIENVMAFAEQGHGLGSAEQVDLATVAQECWDNVQTATATLEVRRSVELEADRGRLKHLFENLFRNAVEHGGSDVTVCVTRLSERSGFAVADDGDGIPPEKRDEIFDIGYSGTDEEGGFGLNIVEHVCEAHEWDVDLCESRDGGARFEISGVEIPSERRF, encoded by the coding sequence ATGGGGAATGCGTCGGAACGGTCGATCACCGCGCCGTCGGTCGAGCCGCCGCCGGTACGGGTGTTGTGCGTCGACGACGATACGAGCCTCGGCCAGCTCGTCGGCGAGTTTCTCGAACGCGAGTCCGACTCGCTCTCGACCATCGTCGCACCCGGCGCCCACGAGGGCCTCGAACTGCTCGCCGAGCATCAGATCGATTGTATCGTCAGCGACTACGAGATGCCCGGGATGGACGGGCTCGAGTTTCTAGACGAGGTACGGGAATCGTACCCGTCGTTGCCCTTTATTCTCTTTACCGGAAAGGGCTCTGAGGAGGTCGCCAGCGAGGCAATCTCTCGGGGCGTCACCGACTACCTACAGAAGGAAACCGGCACCGATCAGTACACCGTCCTCGCGAATCGAATCCACAACGTCGTCGAACGCTACCGTGCAGAAAAGCGCGGGAAGGCCCGCGAGCGCCAACTCACCGCTCTCCACCAGACGACGCGGACTGCCCTCGCCGCCGAGAGCGTCGAACGCGTCTGTGAAATCGGTGTCGAGGCTGCCTGTGACATCCTCGGGGTGGAACTCACCGCAATCTACCGCTACCAGGAGACGACCGACTCCCTCGAACCCGTCGCCGTCAGCGACTCCCTCTCGGTTCTCTGTGACGGTGCCCCGTCGTTCGAGCCCGGTTCGAGCATCGCCTGGCGCGTCTACGACAACGGCGCTTCGGCGTTCGTTCAGGACGTGTCGAGTGATCCCGACGTCTACAATCCGGAGACGGCGATCCGCAACGAGATGTTCATCCCGCTCGGTGATCACGGTGTCCTGATCGCCGGCTCCCAGGAGGACACGCCCTTCGATCTCACCGACCGGACGCTCGTCGAGGTGCTCGCCTCGAACCTCACCGTCACCCTGGATCGCAGCGAGCGCGAGGCCATGCTTCGCGAGCGCGAACGAAACTTAGAGACCGAGGTCGATCGCCTCTCCCAGATCGCCAACATCGTTTCCCACGACCTGCGTAGCCCCCTGAACGTTGCCAACGGCCACCTCGAACTCATCCGCGCCGAACACGGTGACTCGCGCCACGTGGAGAAAATCGACACGGCCCACTCGCGGGCGTTCGAGATCATCGAGAACGTCATGGCCTTCGCCGAGCAGGGCCACGGCCTCGGCAGCGCCGAGCAGGTCGATCTCGCCACCGTCGCCCAGGAGTGTTGGGACAACGTCCAGACCGCCACCGCCACACTCGAGGTCAGACGAAGCGTCGAACTCGAGGCCGACCGAGGCCGACTCAAGCACCTCTTCGAGAACCTGTTTCGCAACGCCGTCGAACACGGTGGCTCCGACGTAACCGTTTGCGTTACCCGTCTCTCTGAGCGCTCCGGCTTCGCCGTTGCCGACGATGGCGACGGAATCCCACCCGAGAAGCGAGACGAAATCTTCGACATCGGCTACTCCGGCACCGACGAAGAGGGTGGCTTCGGGCTCAACATCGTCGAACACGTCTGTGAGGCCCACGAGTGGGACGTCGACCTCTGTGAAAGCCGCGACGGCGGCGCCAGATTCGAGATCAGCGGCGTCGAGATCCCCTCGGAACGTCGTTTCTAA
- a CDS encoding NAD(P)-dependent oxidoreductase, with translation MTNIAVTGASGRVGRVVADAFPDATLTLYSHSESEEMDTETLEIEDRGAFVDALSGQDVLIHLAAISSPRADWETVSGPNVAGVYNAYEAAIENDLERVVFASSNHAVNAENTVSPTRPESTVGTPSVVRPDDPPAPDTYYGVSKVFGEALGEYYARRHGIDVVSLRIGWLLTRDELRTECHERDGPGERFARAMWLSPEDCRRVVSAAATTTLESSPLVAHGISRNAERFLSLSETILALDYRPQDDAAAVLADGEGDRTGLETG, from the coding sequence ATGACGAACATCGCCGTCACCGGCGCGTCGGGACGCGTCGGCAGGGTCGTCGCCGACGCCTTCCCGGATGCTACCCTGACGCTGTACTCCCACAGCGAGAGCGAGGAGATGGACACGGAGACGCTCGAAATCGAGGACCGGGGGGCGTTCGTCGACGCACTCTCCGGACAGGACGTGTTGATCCATCTCGCAGCGATCTCCTCGCCGCGAGCCGACTGGGAGACGGTGTCTGGACCGAACGTCGCGGGCGTCTACAACGCGTACGAGGCCGCGATCGAGAACGACCTCGAGCGAGTCGTCTTCGCCAGCTCGAACCACGCGGTCAACGCCGAGAACACCGTCTCGCCGACTCGACCCGAGTCGACCGTTGGTACCCCCTCGGTCGTCCGTCCGGACGATCCCCCCGCACCCGACACCTACTACGGCGTCTCGAAGGTGTTCGGCGAGGCCTTAGGTGAGTACTACGCGCGCCGCCACGGTATCGATGTCGTCAGCCTCCGCATCGGTTGGCTGCTCACTCGTGACGAGTTACGTACTGAGTGTCACGAGCGCGACGGACCCGGGGAGCGCTTTGCCCGCGCGATGTGGCTCAGTCCCGAGGACTGCCGGCGCGTGGTCTCTGCGGCCGCAACGACGACGCTCGAATCCTCTCCGCTAGTTGCCCACGGCATTTCGCGCAACGCCGAGCGGTTCCTCTCGCTCTCGGAGACGATACTGGCGCTCGACTACCGACCACAGGACGACGCCGCGGCCGTCCTCGCCGACGGCGAGGGTGACAGAACCGGTCTCGAGACCGGGTAG
- a CDS encoding DNA mismatch repair protein translates to MRLEEYWGVGPKTRETLVDELGHERAVEAIESGDVRTLADAGLARGRATRILRRATGGAGVEILATSDARAAYKELLDLAVEHAVTGRAADRIRILTPLDNRTEMERRLDDILAVRDAWADLAADDRERVLAAYERYDERDGSDQAAVEAAIALLDAGVETGPFAAIAALERDRLAAAAEALGSLDDGRVREGGDEELDRLRAALGAVEDMDANALSLVENLRDDGVRDVAGFRDAFEDRLLRETGVTVDRAREAMPTDATDATDFVGGTLRALRTDLTSAVDEREAAVADDLSETLADTSAAIEQAVTTVDEIAFHLSLARFADAYDCTRPTYVDGEAATVAVVSARNLSLSAGEPESVQPITYALGDHGFEPDPDDPDDATSLPGNERVAVLTGANSGGKTTLLETLCQVVLLASMGLPVPADRAAISPVDSLVFHRRHASFNAGVLESTLRSIVPPLSAEGRTLMLVDEFEAITEPGSAADLLHGLVTLSVQRDALGVFVTHLADDLEPLPSEARVDGIFAEGLSPELELVVDYQPRFGTVGRSTPEFIVSRLVANAGDRTERAGFETLAEAVGNDVVQRTLVDARWCP, encoded by the coding sequence ATGCGACTGGAGGAGTACTGGGGTGTCGGACCGAAGACGCGGGAGACGCTCGTCGACGAACTCGGCCACGAGCGCGCCGTCGAGGCGATCGAAAGCGGCGACGTTCGGACGCTCGCTGACGCCGGACTGGCCCGTGGACGTGCGACTCGCATCCTCCGCAGGGCAACTGGCGGCGCCGGCGTGGAGATCCTCGCAACCAGCGACGCGCGCGCCGCCTACAAGGAACTGCTCGATCTGGCCGTCGAGCATGCCGTCACCGGGCGTGCGGCCGACCGGATCAGGATTCTGACTCCACTCGACAACCGAACGGAGATGGAGCGTCGGCTCGACGACATCCTCGCGGTTCGAGACGCTTGGGCGGACCTGGCAGCGGACGATCGCGAGCGCGTTCTCGCGGCGTACGAACGCTACGACGAGCGCGATGGCAGCGATCAGGCTGCGGTCGAGGCGGCGATTGCACTGCTCGACGCTGGCGTCGAAACCGGCCCGTTCGCCGCGATCGCCGCCCTCGAGCGCGATCGGCTCGCAGCCGCTGCCGAGGCGCTCGGTTCGCTCGACGACGGCCGCGTTCGCGAGGGAGGCGACGAGGAACTCGATCGCTTGCGGGCGGCGCTGGGCGCCGTCGAAGACATGGACGCGAACGCACTCTCCCTCGTCGAGAACCTCCGTGACGACGGCGTCCGTGACGTCGCCGGCTTCCGAGACGCCTTCGAGGATCGGCTTCTCCGCGAGACTGGCGTCACAGTCGACCGCGCCCGCGAGGCGATGCCGACGGACGCCACGGACGCGACCGATTTCGTCGGCGGAACGCTGCGCGCCCTCCGTACTGATCTCACGAGTGCGGTCGACGAGCGGGAGGCCGCCGTCGCCGACGATCTCTCCGAAACGCTCGCCGACACGTCCGCGGCGATCGAGCAGGCGGTGACGACCGTCGACGAGATCGCCTTCCATCTCTCGCTTGCCCGATTCGCCGACGCCTACGACTGTACCCGCCCGACCTACGTCGACGGCGAGGCGGCGACCGTCGCAGTCGTCAGCGCGCGCAACCTCTCGCTTTCGGCCGGCGAGCCCGAGTCCGTCCAGCCGATTACCTACGCGCTCGGTGATCACGGCTTCGAACCCGACCCTGACGATCCCGACGACGCTACATCGCTTCCGGGCAACGAACGGGTGGCGGTCCTGACGGGCGCCAACAGCGGCGGGAAGACGACGCTGCTCGAGACGCTCTGTCAGGTCGTCTTGCTCGCATCGATGGGACTTCCGGTCCCCGCCGACCGTGCCGCGATATCGCCGGTCGACTCGCTCGTCTTTCACCGCCGACACGCCAGCTTCAACGCGGGCGTCCTGGAGTCGACGCTGCGATCGATCGTGCCGCCGCTGTCCGCCGAGGGGCGGACGCTCATGTTGGTCGACGAGTTCGAGGCGATCACCGAACCGGGGAGTGCGGCCGATCTTCTCCACGGCCTGGTGACGCTCTCCGTCCAGCGCGATGCACTCGGCGTGTTCGTCACGCACCTCGCCGACGATCTGGAGCCCCTCCCCAGCGAGGCGCGCGTCGACGGAATTTTCGCCGAGGGGCTCTCGCCGGAACTCGAACTCGTCGTCGACTACCAACCCCGCTTTGGTACCGTTGGACGCTCGACGCCGGAGTTCATCGTCTCGCGGCTCGTCGCGAACGCGGGCGATCGTACCGAGCGAGCGGGCTTCGAGACGCTCGCCGAGGCCGTCGGCAACGACGTGGTCCAGCGCACCCTTGTGGACGCACGCTGGTGCCCGTGA